A region of Etheostoma cragini isolate CJK2018 chromosome 2, CSU_Ecrag_1.0, whole genome shotgun sequence DNA encodes the following proteins:
- the LOC117954285 gene encoding guanine nucleotide-binding protein G(I)/G(S)/G(O) subunit gamma-13-like, with translation MEELDVPQMRREVESLQYQLAINREKSSITVTELVKWIEGCVCEDPFLNPELMRANPWVEKGKCVIL, from the exons ATGGAGGAGTTAGACGTCCCACAGATGAGGAGAGAAGTGGAAAGCCTTCAGTATCAGCTGGCAATCAACAGGGAGAAATCCTCCATCACGGTTACTGA GCTGGTGAAGTGGATCGAGGGTTGTGTTTGTGAAGATCCCTTTCTGAACCCTGAGCTGATGAGAGCCAACCCCTGGGTGGAGAAGGGCAAGTGTGTGATCCTCTAA